In the genome of Streptomyces violaceoruber, the window TCTTGACGGTGCGTCCGGAGTGGGCCTCGCTCAGCGCCGTGGTGACCTCGGCGGCGGACCGCGGTTCCCGCTGCCCGACGAGGTGCTCGCGCACCAGCTCCACCAGGGTGGGCTGGGCGGTGGCCCGCGCCGCCGCCTTCTTCGCCGCGGGCTTGCCGGCGGGCTTGGCGGCCGACGTGGCCGGTGCCGTGGTGACCGCGTCGGGAGCCGTCTTCGTGCCGGTCTTCGTGCTCGGCTTCGGGTCCGCCTTCGGGTCCGCCGGCGTGTCCGTCTTCGCGGTGGCCTTCGTGGTGGCCTTCGTGGTGGCCGTGGCGGTGGACTTCGTGGCCTTCTTCGCCTTCGGCTTCGAGGCGGGCTTGGCACCGGGCTTCGCGGCCGCGGCGCGCTTGGGCGCGGTGGTGGTCTTCCTGCCCCGCGTCCGCCTGTCCGTCTCCGACTGCGCGGCGGCACTGCCGCGCGGCGCCGGCACGGTGGCCGCTCCGGTCGAGGAGGCCGACTCGGGCGCGGACCGGGCCGGCTGCGGGGCGATGCCGAGGGCCTGCTGCATGTTCACGAGCAGGGCGTGGTCGTGCTGCAGCGCGGCCAGTTGCTGCTGGAGAGCCGTGATCTCCGTGCTGACACGTTCCTGCTCCTTGACGTTGCGCTCCAGGTCGTCGGTCACCTGGACGCTGTACTGCGAGGCCAGTTCCGTGGCGGACTGCATCGTGCTCTCGGACATGGTGTTGACTCTCCTTGGTTCGCGGCCGTGAAGGCTGACGCGCAGCCCCCGGTTGTTGCCCTGTTCGCTGCCGAGTCGGTATACCACGTATGGCCGCCCTCGTGGTATGTGCCGCCGCAACCCCGTGTGTGTGTTCGGACCGCGGAGCGCGTCGTTCACCCGCCCTCGGGCACCTCCACGACCTTGCCCTGCTCGTCGACGGTGTGTGTCTGCCAGTAGGTGTCCCACTTGTCACCGACGTGTTCCGGGACCTTGCCCTCGGGGTAGCGGGTGTAACCCTCGGGCGGGTCCTCGCCGTTGGGCACACACGCACTGCCGGTGCCCCCGACGGACAGCACCGGGTACTCACCGCCGCCGCAGGTGGCGTCCTCCATGGAACAGCCGGTCAGGACGGCCGCGGCGGCGACGCAGGCCAGGACGAGACCGGGAACGGACCGCCGCATGCGGACGGGGGGCGCGGCCGACGGCCGGTGAACCGGGTTGCTGGTACGCACGGTTGACTCCCTGTGGGTGACTGGTGCGGCAAGCGTCCCCCGTCGGGGGGAAGCACCTCATGAGTACGGGTACTCAATCGGACGAGCCGTACGACCCGTCACGGCCGGCCAGTCGGTCCAGTCGGCGTGCGCTCGCCCGTGCCTCCCGCTCGGCCCCCGCGACGGCGTCCGCGGCCGTTCGGTGCCGCTCCCGCGCCACCCGCCGTTCCCGTTCGGCCCGGTCGAGGTCCTCGCGGGTCTCGCGCAGCTTGCCT includes:
- the slbR gene encoding gamma-butyrolactone-binding regulator SlbR, whose protein sequence is MSESTMQSATELASQYSVQVTDDLERNVKEQERVSTEITALQQQLAALQHDHALLVNMQQALGIAPQPARSAPESASSTGAATVPAPRGSAAAQSETDRRTRGRKTTTAPKRAAAAKPGAKPASKPKAKKATKSTATATTKATTKATAKTDTPADPKADPKPSTKTGTKTAPDAVTTAPATSAAKPAGKPAAKKAAARATAQPTLVELVREHLVGQREPRSAAEVTTALSEAHSGRTVKTTVVRTTLEGLVAKNQAQRTKQGTSVYYTATETPASEPKQEPAAGTQSARNGS
- a CDS encoding SCO0607 family lipoprotein; the encoded protein is MRRSVPGLVLACVAAAAVLTGCSMEDATCGGGEYPVLSVGGTGSACVPNGEDPPEGYTRYPEGKVPEHVGDKWDTYWQTHTVDEQGKVVEVPEGG